A genomic stretch from Sphingomonas faeni includes:
- a CDS encoding NAD(P)H-dependent glycerol-3-phosphate dehydrogenase, whose protein sequence is MKIGVIGGGAWGTALAQVAAHGGRDVILWARETDVVDSINASHENSLFLAGVALSPTIRATDDLAALAEMDAILVVAPAQHVGSVLAAAPIGRIPLVLCAKGIEAGSKRLVGEVARAVHPGAPIAVISGPTFAHEVAAGLPTAVTLACEDTALGERLATRLAARHFRTYASTDVAGAEIGGAVKNVLAIGCGVVEGAGLGQNARAALIARGFAEMTRFGLARGARAETLAGLSGLGDLVLTCSSTSSRNFSLGVGLGRGDSAATLLADRRTVAEGAFTAPVLREAARDARVDMPITEAVCRLLEGAPVSDVIGDLLARPLKGEAG, encoded by the coding sequence ATGAAGATCGGTGTCATCGGCGGCGGCGCGTGGGGCACTGCGCTCGCACAGGTCGCGGCACATGGCGGCCGCGACGTCATCCTGTGGGCGCGCGAAACCGATGTCGTCGACTCGATCAACGCGTCTCACGAGAATAGTCTGTTCCTCGCGGGCGTAGCGCTGTCGCCGACGATCCGCGCGACCGACGACCTCGCCGCGCTGGCGGAGATGGATGCGATACTCGTCGTCGCACCCGCCCAGCACGTCGGCAGCGTGCTCGCCGCCGCCCCGATCGGCCGCATCCCGCTCGTGCTCTGCGCGAAGGGGATCGAGGCGGGGAGCAAGCGGCTCGTCGGCGAGGTCGCTCGCGCGGTGCATCCAGGTGCACCGATCGCGGTGATCTCGGGACCGACCTTCGCGCACGAAGTTGCCGCTGGACTGCCGACCGCGGTGACGCTTGCCTGCGAGGATACGGCGCTCGGCGAGCGGCTCGCGACACGGCTCGCGGCGCGCCATTTTCGGACCTACGCTTCGACCGACGTTGCGGGTGCGGAGATCGGTGGCGCAGTGAAGAACGTCCTCGCGATCGGTTGCGGAGTCGTTGAGGGGGCCGGGCTGGGCCAGAACGCCCGCGCCGCCTTGATCGCGCGCGGGTTCGCCGAAATGACGCGGTTCGGCCTCGCACGTGGTGCGCGGGCGGAGACGCTGGCGGGGCTTTCGGGGCTGGGCGATCTCGTGCTCACCTGTTCCTCGACCAGTTCGCGCAACTTCTCGCTGGGCGTCGGCCTGGGGCGCGGCGATTCCGCGGCGACGTTGCTGGCGGATCGTCGGACCGTCGCGGAAGGCGCCTTCACCGCGCCCGTGCTCCGCGAAGCCGCCCGCGACGCGCGCGTCGACATGCCGATCACCGAAGCGGTCTGCCGCCTGCTGGAGGGCGCGCCGGTGAGCGACGTGATCGGCGACCTGCTCGCCCGGCCGTTGAAGGGCGAGGCGGGCTGA
- a CDS encoding MmcB family DNA repair protein — MLDMPPDSCTDEPGSPPDAVMCAADVARGVIRMLLRHDLTAMTEVPLDGGRRADLMAVDARGQIVIVEIKVSRADLLGDGKWPDYLGHCDRYFWAVPAGFDVGPLNGPAFLPERTGVIVADRYDAAIVREAHTVPLPAHVRKRCTLAFARRAARRLIAQMDPDADGLAF, encoded by the coding sequence ATGCTCGATATGCCGCCGGACTCCTGCACCGACGAACCCGGATCGCCTCCCGATGCGGTGATGTGTGCCGCCGACGTGGCGCGCGGCGTGATCCGGATGTTGCTGCGCCACGACCTCACCGCGATGACCGAAGTGCCGCTCGACGGCGGGCGGCGCGCCGACCTGATGGCGGTGGATGCGCGCGGACAGATCGTGATCGTCGAGATCAAGGTGTCGCGGGCGGACCTGCTCGGCGACGGGAAGTGGCCGGACTATCTCGGGCATTGCGACCGGTATTTCTGGGCGGTTCCGGCCGGGTTCGACGTCGGGCCTTTAAATGGTCCCGCGTTCCTTCCCGAGCGGACGGGGGTCATCGTCGCGGATCGTTACGACGCGGCGATTGTGCGGGAGGCGCATACCGTGCCGCTGCCGGCGCATGTGCGCAAGCGGTGTACGCTGGCGTTCGCGCGACGCGCTGCGCGGCGGCTGATCGCGCAGATGGACCCGGATGCCGACGGGCTGGCGTTCTGA
- a CDS encoding ankyrin repeat domain-containing protein produces MRIRLMLAATLLTPALACVATPAFAQGQSEGYKFLSAVRDAKNNEVLEMLGKPGSNIINTRDVTSGEGALHIVIKRSDEVYLRFLLQKGADANLRDGKGNTPLLLAVTLGQTGMIPILTAAGANPNLANSAGETPLIRAVQRRDVGMIRVLLAENADPDQADIIAGMSARAYAKQDGRNPIVSKLLEDAPKKVRKAVSGPKF; encoded by the coding sequence ATGCGTATCCGCCTGATGCTCGCCGCTACCCTCCTGACGCCTGCGCTGGCCTGCGTCGCGACGCCCGCGTTCGCGCAAGGCCAGTCGGAAGGGTACAAGTTCCTGTCCGCGGTGCGCGATGCGAAGAACAACGAGGTGCTGGAGATGCTCGGCAAGCCGGGCAGCAACATCATCAACACGCGCGACGTCACTAGTGGCGAGGGCGCGCTCCACATCGTCATCAAGCGCAGCGACGAGGTGTATCTGCGCTTCCTGTTGCAGAAGGGCGCGGATGCGAACTTGCGCGACGGCAAGGGCAACACGCCGTTGTTGCTCGCGGTGACGCTGGGACAGACGGGCATGATCCCGATCCTGACCGCGGCGGGGGCGAACCCGAATCTGGCGAACTCGGCGGGCGAAACGCCGCTGATCCGCGCGGTACAGCGGCGCGACGTTGGTATGATCCGGGTGCTGCTGGCCGAGAACGCAGATCCCGATCAGGCCGACATCATCGCCGGCATGTCCGCGCGCGCCTATGCCAAGCAGGACGGACGCAATCCGATCGTGAGCAAGCTGCTGGAAGATGCGCCGAAAAAGGTTCGGAAAGCGGTTTCGGGTCCGAAGTTCTAA
- a CDS encoding SCO family protein yields the protein MTLRFLLCALALPTLALTACNSSQPPAKPPLEGARIGGAFTLTDQNGQTVTEQAFAGKYRIMYFGYTFCPDVCPTDVQAIGGAVKKLEVSDPAIGAKIVPVFVTVDPARDTPAVLNQFVSAFHPRMVGLTGTDDQIAKIKTEYAVYSSKGDASPGAGPSGGYLVNHSRQGYLMDPDGKPLALLPQEQGPDAVVTEIKRWVR from the coding sequence ATGACCCTCCGTTTCCTCCTCTGCGCGCTCGCGCTGCCTACCTTGGCGTTGACTGCGTGCAACTCGTCCCAGCCCCCCGCCAAGCCGCCGCTCGAAGGCGCGCGGATCGGCGGTGCCTTCACGCTGACCGACCAGAACGGGCAGACCGTCACCGAACAGGCGTTCGCAGGCAAATACCGCATCATGTATTTCGGCTACACCTTCTGTCCCGATGTGTGTCCGACGGATGTCCAGGCGATCGGCGGCGCGGTAAAAAAGCTCGAGGTAAGCGATCCCGCGATCGGCGCGAAGATCGTGCCGGTGTTCGTGACGGTCGACCCGGCGCGCGATACGCCTGCGGTGCTCAACCAGTTCGTCTCCGCCTTCCACCCGCGCATGGTCGGCCTGACCGGCACCGACGACCAGATCGCCAAGATCAAGACCGAATACGCCGTCTATTCCAGCAAGGGCGACGCATCGCCCGGCGCCGGTCCGAGCGGGGGCTACCTCGTAAACCACTCTCGCCAGGGCTATCTGATGGACCCGGACGGCAAGCCTCTCGCTTTGCTGCCGCAGGAACAAGGGCCCGACGCAGTGGTGACGGAAATCAAGCGCTGGGTCCGGTGA
- a CDS encoding YcgN family cysteine cluster protein has product MSARFWEDTPIDQLDRGQWEALCDGCGKCCIHKLEDEDTGELVATNVSCRLLDRRSGQCSDYRHRHAYVPECVRLTTGNVRGIDWLPSTCAYRLRAAGEQLPEWHYLVCGDREAVHRAKQSVRGWTISEDEAGELEYHVIDREL; this is encoded by the coding sequence GTGAGCGCGCGCTTCTGGGAAGATACGCCGATCGACCAGCTCGACCGCGGCCAATGGGAAGCCTTGTGCGACGGCTGCGGCAAATGCTGCATCCACAAGCTCGAGGACGAGGATACCGGCGAACTCGTCGCGACCAACGTCTCGTGCCGCCTGCTCGACCGGCGCAGCGGGCAATGCTCCGATTACCGCCATCGCCACGCTTATGTCCCCGAGTGCGTAAGGCTGACGACCGGCAACGTCCGCGGGATCGACTGGCTGCCCTCGACCTGCGCGTACCGCCTGCGCGCGGCCGGCGAGCAATTGCCCGAATGGCATTACCTGGTCTGCGGCGACCGAGAGGCGGTCCACCGCGCCAAGCAATCGGTGCGCGGCTGGACGATCAGCGAGGACGAGGCCGGCGAGCTCGAATATCACGTGATCGACCGCGAGCTCTGA
- a CDS encoding M48 family metallopeptidase, giving the protein MIEGLEIVRHPRARRARLSIDPASGRARLVLPKRAALKQALAWAEDKAGWIAEQRALLPQPRPFVPGAVITVADEPLTIEWTPGSRRTVIREGSVLSLSGPPETIARRVEAWLKRTALAVLETETAEYAAKAKVSVAQVAVGDAKGRWGSCASSGVIRYSWRLILAPSWVRRATVAHEVAHRVHMNHAPVFHALVEQLYGEDPTPARVWLRTHGAGLHWFGRSS; this is encoded by the coding sequence ATGATCGAGGGCCTGGAGATCGTCCGTCACCCGCGAGCACGCCGCGCGCGTCTGTCGATCGATCCCGCGAGTGGCCGGGCAAGGCTTGTCCTCCCCAAGCGCGCCGCGTTGAAGCAGGCGCTGGCATGGGCCGAGGACAAGGCCGGCTGGATCGCCGAACAGCGCGCGCTGCTCCCCCAGCCGCGCCCGTTCGTGCCGGGCGCTGTCATCACCGTCGCCGACGAGCCACTGACGATCGAGTGGACTCCGGGCAGCCGCCGCACCGTGATACGCGAAGGCTCGGTCCTGTCATTGTCAGGGCCCCCCGAAACCATCGCGCGTCGCGTCGAGGCATGGTTGAAACGCACCGCGCTCGCCGTCCTGGAAACCGAAACCGCCGAATACGCCGCCAAGGCCAAGGTCAGTGTCGCCCAGGTCGCGGTCGGCGATGCGAAAGGTCGCTGGGGCAGTTGCGCATCGAGCGGGGTCATCCGCTACAGCTGGCGGCTGATCCTCGCGCCGAGCTGGGTCCGCCGCGCCACCGTCGCGCACGAAGTCGCACACCGCGTCCACATGAACCACGCACCGGTCTTCCATGCGCTGGTCGAGCAGCTCTACGGCGAAGACCCGACGCCCGCGCGCGTCTGGCTACGCACGCACGGCGCGGGGCTTCACTGGTTCGGACGCTCGTCCTGA
- a CDS encoding transglycosylase domain-containing protein yields MARTRSASPSRRSPTPPASRWRRRLVVFLQLCVGIGVLALGALAIAVYIAMSQLPSFDSLKSSPNGQMIRVHAADGTVIVSMGPSFGEWLPYTQIPRVMRDATVSVEDRRFRSHIGIDPVGIARSVKVRFDRGHWTQGGSTITQQLARTVFLNNQKKFGRKFREGILAFALEWKFSKDQILELYLNKVYYGGGAYGIDAASRKFFGHGADHLSLAEAAVIAGLVKAPSNYSPTADAEAAMGRAGVVLETMRETGVISASEAADADVSGLKLAPEPKQNSVRYFTDWAIPQLETLIDETTEPLEVWTTLDLNMQRQADEAIRANAPPGAQGALVALDRGGEVRAMVGGKDYVSSIYNRATQAVRQPGSSFKLFVYLAALEAGHKPEDSIVDEPVTINGWSPRNDSRRNSGAVSLRTAFAYSLNTIAAKLGQEVGFNTVADMARRFGITTPVNTHPSMVLGTSEVRVIDMTRAFASVASKGVAVTPYGITRVTANGQTIYTHEVDRSHVLVAPYVAAEMTDLLQTAVNTGTGRAAQIGRPVAGKTGTTSSSKDGWFLGFSSGITTGVWMGRDDAKPIAGLHGGTAPAKAWAAFMKPATANRPIEQFDTKVTLPEWQLEPDEESYFGQPDNGQMAVDADGNPIDPGQPPVPTDAQTGDTIPRPDADQPEAAPAPPPQQMNQDWIDRVIGRNQPRQEQPAGRQPLTRDVPRDRYQDDRYRDGRYQDDRSQDRRYQDERPNQ; encoded by the coding sequence ATGGCTCGTACGCGTTCTGCTTCCCCGTCCCGTCGGTCCCCAACTCCCCCGGCGTCACGCTGGCGGCGGCGGCTGGTCGTGTTCCTTCAGCTTTGCGTCGGGATCGGCGTTCTCGCGCTCGGTGCGCTGGCGATCGCGGTGTATATCGCGATGTCGCAGCTGCCGAGTTTCGACAGCCTGAAATCATCGCCCAACGGCCAGATGATCCGCGTCCATGCCGCCGACGGCACCGTGATCGTGTCGATGGGCCCGAGCTTCGGCGAGTGGCTGCCCTATACGCAGATCCCGCGGGTCATGCGCGACGCGACCGTCTCGGTCGAGGATCGCCGCTTTCGCTCGCATATCGGCATCGATCCGGTCGGTATCGCACGTTCGGTGAAGGTGCGGTTCGATCGCGGTCACTGGACGCAAGGGGGGTCAACGATCACGCAGCAGCTCGCGCGGACCGTCTTCCTCAACAACCAGAAGAAGTTTGGCCGAAAATTCCGCGAGGGCATCCTGGCGTTCGCGCTCGAATGGAAGTTTTCGAAGGACCAGATCCTCGAACTCTATCTGAACAAGGTCTATTATGGCGGCGGCGCCTACGGGATCGACGCCGCGAGCCGGAAGTTCTTCGGCCACGGCGCGGACCATCTGAGCCTTGCCGAAGCGGCCGTCATCGCTGGCCTGGTCAAGGCACCGTCCAACTATTCGCCGACCGCCGACGCAGAGGCCGCGATGGGTCGCGCCGGCGTCGTGCTTGAGACGATGCGGGAAACCGGCGTGATCTCCGCATCCGAGGCTGCCGACGCCGACGTGTCCGGGCTGAAACTCGCGCCCGAGCCGAAGCAGAACAGTGTCCGGTATTTCACCGACTGGGCGATCCCACAGCTCGAGACGCTGATCGACGAGACGACCGAGCCGCTCGAGGTCTGGACCACGCTCGACCTCAACATGCAGCGCCAGGCCGACGAGGCGATCCGCGCGAATGCACCCCCGGGCGCGCAGGGCGCGCTGGTGGCGCTCGACCGTGGCGGCGAAGTGCGCGCGATGGTTGGCGGCAAGGATTACGTCTCGTCGATCTACAATCGCGCGACGCAGGCGGTCCGCCAGCCGGGCTCGTCGTTCAAGCTGTTCGTGTACCTCGCCGCACTGGAGGCAGGGCATAAGCCCGAGGATTCGATCGTCGACGAGCCGGTGACGATCAACGGCTGGAGCCCGCGCAACGATTCCCGGCGCAACTCCGGCGCGGTCTCGTTGCGGACCGCGTTCGCCTATTCGCTCAACACCATCGCCGCGAAACTGGGGCAGGAGGTCGGCTTCAACACGGTGGCCGACATGGCGCGGCGGTTCGGCATCACGACCCCGGTCAACACGCACCCGTCGATGGTGCTCGGTACGTCCGAGGTCCGCGTGATCGACATGACTCGCGCGTTCGCCTCCGTCGCCAGCAAGGGGGTCGCCGTCACGCCCTACGGGATCACGCGCGTGACCGCCAACGGCCAGACGATCTACACGCATGAGGTCGATCGCAGCCACGTGCTCGTCGCGCCTTACGTCGCCGCCGAGATGACCGACCTGCTGCAGACCGCCGTCAACACCGGCACCGGTCGCGCGGCGCAGATCGGCCGCCCGGTTGCGGGCAAGACCGGTACGACCAGTTCGTCGAAGGATGGCTGGTTCCTGGGCTTCTCGAGCGGGATCACCACCGGCGTGTGGATGGGACGTGACGATGCCAAGCCGATTGCCGGCCTGCACGGCGGCACGGCGCCCGCAAAGGCATGGGCCGCGTTCATGAAGCCCGCGACCGCCAACCGTCCGATCGAGCAGTTCGATACGAAGGTGACCCTGCCGGAGTGGCAGCTCGAGCCCGATGAGGAGAGCTATTTCGGCCAGCCCGACAATGGCCAGATGGCGGTCGACGCGGACGGCAATCCGATCGATCCGGGCCAGCCGCCGGTGCCGACCGATGCGCAGACCGGCGACACGATCCCGCGGCCCGATGCGGACCAGCCCGAAGCGGCACCGGCTCCGCCGCCACAGCAGATGAACCAGGATTGGATCGACCGTGTCATCGGCCGCAACCAGCCGCGACAGGAGCAACCGGCAGGACGCCAGCCGCTAACCCGCGACGTGCCCCGCGATCGGTATCAGGATGACCGGTACCGGGACGGCCGATACCAAGACGACCGCAGTCAGGATCGTCGCTATCAGGACGAGCGTCCGAACCAGTGA
- the msrB gene encoding peptide-methionine (R)-S-oxide reductase MsrB, producing MDQLNLSEAEWRKRLTPEQYHVLREAGTERAFAGVLTDNKADGIYRCAACSNELFDSADKYDSGSGWPSFTQPIGPDAVTDHADRSHGMTRIETRCARCDSHMGHVFPDGPPPTGQRYCMNSLSLEFRPRKANVAA from the coding sequence ATGGACCAGCTCAATCTTTCCGAGGCCGAATGGCGCAAGCGGCTAACCCCCGAACAATATCACGTCCTCCGCGAAGCCGGCACCGAGCGCGCCTTCGCGGGCGTCCTGACCGATAACAAGGCCGATGGCATCTATCGGTGCGCGGCGTGCAGCAACGAACTGTTCGACAGCGCGGACAAATATGATTCCGGCTCGGGCTGGCCGAGCTTCACCCAGCCGATCGGCCCAGACGCGGTCACCGATCACGCCGATCGCAGCCACGGCATGACCCGTATCGAGACGCGGTGCGCGCGGTGCGACAGCCATATGGGGCACGTCTTCCCCGACGGTCCACCACCGACCGGGCAGCGCTATTGCATGAATTCGCTCTCGCTCGAATTCCGACCGCGCAAAGCGAACGTCGCGGCCTGA
- a CDS encoding NAD(P)/FAD-dependent oxidoreductase, with translation MRRTPALIVGGGLAGAATAIGLARAGLPHLLVERSRETGDAICGGFLSWRTLETLDGLGIDPDTLNPERVTRARIFAGDRRAEAALPHPAVSVSRRRLDTVLLAEAERLGTPVERGVTVREIDATSARLADGATIAADTLFLASGKHDVRGMARPEDARGADPTLGIRVRIVPSSALAKSLAGGIELHLFDRGYAGLAMQEDGTANLCMAVHRSRLQAAGSPAQLLEALGKEMPALGEWVALIEPNASIDAIANVPYGWRQRTGVDAIFRLGDQAGVIPSLAGEGMGIALASGVAAANAYVLGGPASAAQWQEDFARRLARPIGIAGIVRHIAESERAAWLLPFMRPALIQVIANATRMGQS, from the coding sequence ATGCGTCGAACGCCTGCGCTGATCGTCGGCGGCGGGCTTGCCGGGGCCGCGACCGCGATTGGCCTCGCGCGCGCTGGCCTGCCGCATCTGCTCGTCGAGCGATCGCGCGAGACCGGCGACGCGATTTGCGGCGGGTTCCTGAGCTGGCGGACGCTGGAAACGCTCGACGGACTCGGGATCGATCCCGACACGCTGAACCCCGAGCGCGTGACGCGCGCTCGCATTTTCGCGGGTGATCGCCGGGCGGAGGCCGCACTACCCCATCCGGCGGTCTCGGTGTCGCGTCGTCGGCTCGATACCGTGCTATTGGCGGAGGCCGAACGGCTCGGAACGCCAGTCGAGCGCGGCGTCACCGTGCGCGAGATCGACGCGACGAGCGCACGGCTCGCAGACGGCGCGACGATCGCGGCCGATACGCTCTTCCTTGCGAGCGGCAAGCACGACGTTCGCGGCATGGCGCGCCCCGAGGACGCGCGCGGTGCCGACCCGACGCTGGGGATACGTGTGCGTATCGTCCCTTCGTCGGCGCTGGCCAAATCGCTCGCTGGTGGCATTGAGCTTCATCTGTTCGACCGCGGTTATGCCGGCTTGGCGATGCAGGAGGACGGCACAGCGAACCTGTGCATGGCCGTACATCGCTCGCGGCTCCAGGCGGCTGGCTCGCCCGCGCAATTGCTCGAAGCGCTTGGTAAAGAGATGCCCGCGCTCGGCGAATGGGTCGCGCTGATCGAACCGAACGCGTCGATCGATGCGATCGCCAACGTCCCTTACGGCTGGCGCCAACGCACCGGCGTCGACGCTATCTTCCGGCTCGGCGACCAGGCCGGCGTCATCCCCTCGCTCGCCGGCGAAGGCATGGGCATCGCGCTCGCCAGCGGCGTCGCGGCGGCCAACGCGTACGTCCTCGGCGGCCCCGCCTCCGCCGCGCAGTGGCAGGAGGACTTTGCCCGTCGCCTTGCCCGCCCGATCGGTATCGCCGGCATCGTACGTCACATCGCCGAAAGCGAACGCGCCGCGTGGTTGCTTCCGTTCATGCGCCCGGCACTGATCCAGGTCATCGCTAACGCAACCAGAATGGGGCAGTCTTGA
- a CDS encoding methyltransferase domain-containing protein: MRLAVRSQAEELMDADDLDAATYADVVGDLATVNTVTMARRPTLDFLTRATAERKSFRLLDVGFGDGDMLRRIARWAKAKGIEAELVGVDLNPRSEQAARAHGGDIRYVTGDYADLAHEPWDAIVSSLVAHHMSHDQLIAFLRFMERHANAGWFVNDLHRHGFAHWGFPVLATIARWHPIVRHDGTLSIARSYRPDEWPPLLAEAGITQAKVRRVFPFRLCVERLR; the protein is encoded by the coding sequence ATGAGACTCGCGGTCCGCAGTCAGGCCGAAGAGCTGATGGACGCCGACGATCTCGATGCGGCGACCTATGCGGACGTGGTCGGCGATCTCGCGACGGTCAACACGGTCACGATGGCGCGCCGCCCGACGCTGGATTTCCTCACGCGAGCGACCGCAGAGCGAAAGAGCTTCCGGTTGCTCGACGTTGGGTTCGGCGATGGCGACATGCTGCGGCGAATCGCGCGCTGGGCTAAGGCGAAGGGTATCGAAGCCGAACTCGTTGGGGTCGATCTCAACCCGCGCAGCGAACAGGCGGCGCGGGCTCATGGCGGCGACATCCGCTATGTCACGGGCGACTATGCCGACCTTGCCCATGAGCCGTGGGATGCGATCGTCAGCAGCCTCGTCGCGCATCACATGAGCCACGACCAGCTGATCGCGTTCCTGCGCTTCATGGAGCGCCACGCGAACGCGGGGTGGTTCGTCAACGACCTCCACCGCCACGGGTTCGCGCATTGGGGCTTCCCGGTTCTCGCGACGATCGCGCGCTGGCACCCGATCGTGAGACACGACGGGACGCTGTCGATCGCGCGCAGCTATCGCCCCGACGAGTGGCCACCGCTGCTCGCCGAGGCGGGCATCACCCAGGCGAAGGTCCGCCGCGTCTTTCCGTTCCGGTTATGCGTCGAACGCCTGCGCTGA
- a CDS encoding type III polyketide synthase: protein MSAYLNAVGSAVPGHDIHAAFIAWARGRVDARAERVFDRMASRSGIGHRWSVLPPTPEGGSPVDDAGFYAAEPHPGTSARMVLYAEHAPDLAIRAIEALRAKVAVEGITHLVVASCTGFVAPGIDQIIARRLGLSSSVERLLIGFMGCYAAIVALRSARHIVRSEPDARVLVVTVELSTLHLQPANDIEALLAMLQFGDGAAAALVTADATGFELEAPFAASLPDSEQLIRWDVTDAGFAMHLSGEVPGRIAAALTDENFRAIVSAGLPPESIDGWAVHAGGRSILDAVEHAMHLKPEALAASRQVLADNGNMSSATLMFVLERLLAGPSVAHGVALAFGPGLAAEGFGFRSAA, encoded by the coding sequence GTGTCCGCTTATCTCAATGCCGTAGGGTCCGCCGTTCCCGGTCATGATATCCACGCGGCGTTCATCGCGTGGGCGCGAGGGCGCGTCGATGCGCGGGCCGAGCGCGTGTTCGACCGGATGGCATCGCGGTCGGGTATCGGCCATCGCTGGTCGGTGTTGCCACCTACCCCGGAGGGTGGTTCGCCGGTCGACGATGCCGGCTTCTACGCGGCGGAACCCCATCCGGGGACGAGCGCGCGGATGGTCCTGTATGCCGAACACGCACCCGACCTGGCGATCCGCGCGATCGAGGCGTTGCGCGCGAAGGTCGCGGTGGAGGGAATCACGCATCTCGTGGTCGCGAGCTGCACCGGCTTCGTCGCGCCCGGCATCGACCAGATCATCGCGCGCAGGCTTGGCCTTTCGTCGAGCGTCGAGCGGCTGCTGATCGGTTTCATGGGGTGTTATGCGGCGATCGTCGCATTGCGGAGTGCGCGGCATATCGTCCGGTCCGAGCCCGACGCGCGCGTGCTGGTCGTGACGGTCGAGCTGTCCACGCTGCACCTGCAACCTGCCAATGATATCGAGGCGTTGCTGGCGATGCTGCAGTTCGGCGATGGCGCCGCCGCCGCGCTGGTGACGGCGGATGCGACCGGGTTCGAGCTCGAAGCGCCGTTTGCCGCGTCTTTGCCGGATAGCGAGCAGTTGATCCGCTGGGACGTCACCGATGCGGGCTTTGCGATGCACTTGTCGGGCGAGGTGCCGGGACGGATCGCCGCCGCCCTGACCGACGAGAATTTTCGTGCGATCGTGAGTGCCGGACTGCCGCCGGAATCGATCGACGGGTGGGCGGTCCATGCAGGTGGGCGATCGATCCTCGATGCGGTCGAGCATGCGATGCATCTGAAGCCCGAGGCGCTGGCGGCATCACGGCAGGTGCTCGCGGACAACGGCAACATGTCGTCGGCGACGTTGATGTTCGTGCTCGAGCGACTGCTGGCTGGGCCATCGGTCGCGCACGGCGTGGCACTGGCGTTCGGGCCTGGCCTCGCGGCGGAAGGCTTCGGGTTCCGGAGCGCGGCATGA